The genomic DNA AATCATCAGCATCACGGGAGGAAGGGCAGTGGTGGTGTAGCTTCAACGTTTTCAGATTTGGACAAGACTTGCCTACAACTCTCAGAGACTCTCTTGAAAATATGAAGCTTGGAACATGGAGGTACTCAAGCAATGGAAGTTTCACAACTGCTTCGCGAAAAATATCATctggaaagaaagagaaacatgaTCGACTTGATAGTATAAGGCTTCTCAGAAGACTTGACCtgcaaagaaaataatagaGTGTGTAAAAAAGTTAGAACCATAATAGGATCtaagatagagaagaagaaaaatagtagCAGCAGATAAAAGAAACTGGAGCCAAAATACTGATTTGACAACAAAAGCATAATAACAAAGTTAGGATTGATCAGGTGGATCATGTATTCAACGCCAAAACATGGAAAGAAAAGGGAAATTGGAATAAATAACAATCACAAACACCAAGTTTACAatatgcagaagaagaagaagaccccaaaaaacaaaaccaatgacGACAACTGATTATATAacctatttgattttttttttgtaactttgtaatcAATCCAAGCCTATGTACAACATATTCAAGTAAGTATTTTTTAACAGTGAATGATTCATCACTCATCAGTAAGAGGAAAGAGACGAGATAAGTTCCCCTTGGTTGTTCGTTCTCTCAGACTCAGAGGAGTAAGTAAGGGCAAATAAAAATATCCTCCCAAGAAAAGTAACAACATAGCAATCAAATCAACGCCCCAAATTCTCTAAATTAGCTAAGTGTACTGTTaagggtatatatatacatatatatatatagagagagagagagatagagagagagatcgaagaagaaacCTCTCGGCCATGTATGCGAGGATAGCTTCACCCAAGTTCTTAACATCAATAAAGATCTCGACCAAACCACCATCGCTGAGATCAATGGCGCGACGACACATATCTTCAGAGGCTACGTCTTCCAATTCGATTATCCGCCACATCGATGGGTCTTTAGAGACGCGTCGCCACGATCTGCACACAATCTGAGCTTTCAGTAGATCAACCGTGCTCAATCGGATTAAAATCGAAGAAATTAACTCCGGCGGAAGCTCCGCCCAGTTGCTCGACGACGAAGATGACGAAgctattttactttttttcgaAGCCATTTCTTGTGACTGTGACTGTGACTGTGATAGAGAGAATCTCAATCTCAACACACACGctactttctttctttctctctaaaaaAGAAAGCCTAATCAGTCTCAAAATGAGCCATTTATAGGAAGCCCAATAATCGAATACAATATTGGGCCTAGGCTTACTCAGTGTTCTTTCTCCAGGTCAACAAGTTTTCCATTAATATTTGACTTTTCCACTTTCATTCATGCCGTCATGCGTTATAAAGTAACACCGACATAACGATgacaaaaatattatgtataatcAAATCTCAGAAGCAAGAAACCATGATAAGAGCATGTTCATAATCAGaattatagttatttttttttacttgggcTCTATCTTGGTCGGAACAGAGTAGCCACCGCTATAATCAAACTCTCCGTCTTGtgcttctttcttcctcaaACTACCACCATACAAAAGCTTCTCTCCGCCCTTCACGACACCAAATTCTGTAGCTGAAGACGACGCAGATGCAGAGGAGCTACTACTCGTTGTCCCACTATTCTGGATGATCATCTCAATCTCTTTAACCACTTCACTCATCGTTGGCCTCTCAGAAGCCGTCTCATCAACGCATTTCAGGGCTAGTTCCATATACCTCCCCAGTTCTGGCAGAGCTCCGGCGTCTCTCAACGACCTATCCATCTTATCTCTTAGTCCGTAGTATTCATTGTCGCTCTTGTTCATTACAAGCTTGATCTCTCGAACAATGTACTTGCCTTTCTCTATCGGCTGTTTCGCCGTGATCAGCTCCATCATTACGACACCGAAGCTATACACATCACTCTTCTCTGTAAGTTTCTGCGTTGTGTAGTATTCTGGATCCAAATATCCCTGCCATTGACCGTTTCAATTCAATTCCATCAGAAACCAAACAAGGTTCCCTAATTTAAGTCAGAGATGAATTGATCATAAAACTCACCAATGTGCCTTTGACTTGTGTTGAAACATGGCCTTTGGTGCAGTCTGAAACCAGCTTGGACAAGCCAAAATCGGCAACCTTGGCCGTGAGATTCTCATCCAAAAGAATGTTAGTTGACTTCACGTCCCTGTGGATGATCGGAGGATCTGCCAATTCGTGGAGGTATGCTAGTCCTCTTGCTGATCCTAGAGCCACTCTCAGCCTTCTTTTCCAATCCAGCACAATACCGGATCGCCCTAACAACAATGTGCGTAGAGGTCAAGTTTTGTCTTTGTGATTTACTTAATCAGCTAAAAGACCAAATTAATTTTGCAGTACCTGTTAAGCTATCTTTTAGTGATCCGTTGGACATGTACTCGTAGACCAGAATCTGCTCGCCTTGTTCGAAGCAAAAGCCGACAAGCCCAACCAGGTTCTTGTGATGAACTCGAGAAAGCAACTCAATCTCTGTTTTGAATTCGAGACCTCCTTGTGTGGATCCTTGTTGTGCTCTTTTGATCGCCAACATCTGCCCATCTTGAAGCATTCCTTTATACACCtacagagagaaacagaggaacgTCAAACCCTGAAAGTGAAGCCCTAGTTTCAAGCATCGATCTTTCAAAAACCTACCTTTCCATAACCTCCATAACCCAGCTCACTGCTCACAGAGAAATTGTTCGTGATCTTCTTGATTTCTTCGTAAGAGAACCATCGAGCCCCTTTCAGCTGCGGTGCACCACCGCTGTCTTTTCCACTCGATGCCCATGAAACTGAGAGAATCAAAAGACCATTGTAAAACCTAATAGTTCAATCTTCTACTTTACAGAAATATTTTTGCAGGTGGACCTCAGAGATTCTGCAGGGGACTAATCTAAAATGGTAGTGTTTTTACAACACTTTGGACTTACCAAATGGTCTACTCAAACCGATAGCTTCCTCTGCACGTCTCTTTTGCCACATTGCATATATTCCTAGCGCAACAAGGCACAGGACCAAAGCGCTGCAACCAGTTATTATCCCAATGACCATCCGAGAGCTCAAGGAATGTCCGTTACCTTCAGctgcaaaaatatttattatattgttaGAGTCCAGTGTCTTGAACTTTAAAAACAGGTGTATTATAAGCTTTTTATGTACATGCTACCTGGGAAAGTGTAGGGAGATGCAATGAAGTAGTAAGGTCCAAACAAGGGAGGAGGTTTGTATGTTTGGTTACTCAAGTCAAATCCAATTCTCTGAACTTCAGTTCTGTTAAAATACTTGCCCATAGGTGGGAAAAGGGCCAACTGTATCTGAAGATAATCATCATTGTTGAAGAAAGGGTTTTGTAGAGAGACCGAGCCTGGAGTAAGTCCTAGTTTCACCCACAAGCTCATCTCCAGTGAATGGTATGTGTTCACATTGGACAGGTCTCTGAACATAGGCCCTCGGAAGTATAGTGTGCCTTCATAAGGGTAGGCGCATTCACAGCTCTGAGGGCTAATCTTTTGGTCTGATGGACAAGATTTTCCTCCACAGTTAGCAAGACTGGTCGAGTATATTCGTTTGTCTTGTTGCTGCTGAATCTGGCAGTAGTTTGTGTTTGAGAGAGCTGTTGTGCATACAGGGTTTCCTACGAGTCTGCAACAGGAGAGATCTTCTTTAATAGGTTGATATAGACAGTTTGAACTGAAGTAAATATAGGAGGAACGAATCTATTTACATTAATGTATTGGTATATCCAGAGCTAAGTGTTACAGAAGAAATGTCATTGTCTTGCAGATCAACAAGTTGGAGTTGTGGACCTACTGTGTCTCCCAAGCTCAGTGTTCCATTGAATGCGTTCTTTTTCAGTTTCCTGTGCAAATCCAAATCAGTAAGTTGATGATTTTATAAAGCAGTTATCAAACTTCAGTAAAGAGCAAATGCTGAAACTTACACTTGTTGAAGCTGTGGAAACCGAAAGAGTTTATTGGGCAATGGTCCTTGAAGAGATCCATATTCCATCACACTAAATCCAAGAAAATAGTAACAGATTGTGAGAGCTCCATATGCTTGTTTTCTGGTTTGTAAACTGTATCAGAGTTGCACTTACAGTGTAGTCAGTGAAAGTAAGGTTGAGAACCATAGAGGAGACTCTGATGGATCAAATGAGTTATTGCTGAGATCTCTGTAGCAGACATCACATTTAATCAGaacacacatacacataaaTGTAGACAAAGACATTCTATGTTGCTGAGAAATTTACACGTAGTTCATTGACTTCATATCTGACAAATCTGGCAAAGATCCTACAAGCTTGTTGTGAGCTAAGTTCCTGATGAGAGACAGAAACAAAGATGTATACATTCGTTACTGATGCCTACTAAAGATGATCGATCTGGATAAGTTACAACTCTGGTTACACTTACAGTTCAATGATATTTGTGAGATTACTGAGATTCTCTGGAACTTTTCCGGTCAGAGTGTTTCTGTCAAGCCGACTGTTGCAAATCCAAGAGAGACGTTAAATCTTTTGAAGATAGGGAAGAAACATGAAACGAAGGACAAAGAGATGGTGTGTTACTCACAGAACCTCTAGTGTCTGAACGAGTCCTAAAGTGGAAGGTATGCTCCCTGTGAATTGGTTTCCATCGAATAATCTGACATTTGAACATATCTGTTGAGATGAGTAGCCTTAATCTTGGCAGAAGTTTAATATGATTATAGAGTACTTGACATACACATGGATCAGTATCATCTCAGAGCTGAAAAGTTTTGGTGGAATTGTGCCTGAGAGCTGATTCTTGTTGAAATGACTGCAGTTTCAATAACATTTGCATCAGATGAGAGATACTTGAAGCTAAAGAAGATGTCTgcagagaaaataaaagtacTCACAAGTGTTTGGCTTTTAAAAGAAGATCAAGACCAGGACTAGAGCCTGATGAAATTGGAATGGGTCCTGTCAACTGATTATCCGCAAGATCCAACCAATAAACCTTGGTGAGGTTTCCAAGAGATGCTGGAATTTTACCCGTGAAGTTATTTGAGTTCAAGGCCCTGAGAAAACATGGTGGAACCAAGTGGCAAGTAGTCTCATCaaacatatgttggttttaaggTAAAGTAGAAGACTTAACACGGCAAAATTGCGTCTTTCTTACAAGAAAGATAGATCTTTGAGGTAGCCAATCTCATTTGGGATGCTACCAGTGAAGCCACAGCCAGCAAggatactacaaaaaaaaaacaatacaactgtttagaacaagaacaaagagatcACTTTAAGGATGTTTGCGCAGAAAAGATGTTTACAGGATGTTAAGCTTTTGCAGGTCTCCTAACCGAGAAGTAAGTGAACCCGTGAGACCAGGATTAAACGAAAGGTCCCTGAAACAACACAAAGTCGCCAGGTCaggtcagaaaaaaaaaagtaaaatgagACGTTCCTCTGTTGTAATTGTCGATGATTCATCAAAAGAGACTGACAAGGATCTTAGTTCAGCTAGTTCTCCAATGTCCCCACTAAGCCTTCCTTTGAGACCCATTGTTGACAAACCCCTGCACATTAAAGACTATGCTTGTTAACAAAATAACTAAGAAAACTGCtctaatatttcttctttttcacacATACATAGGTACGAATGACTGAGTGATTAAGGAACACTCACAATGCAGTGATTCTGGAGTTGTTGCAGGAGACACCTTCCCAAGGAGTTCCACAAGGATCCTCAGAACCTCCCCAACTAGGCGGTGTGTTGTCCCATTGATCCATCAAAGAACGCAGCGAGGCCGCTAATAGAAAACAACAAACCGAGTAAGTCACAATCATTTCCACGAACGGATTCAACGCAAGGGAAATGGAAAATTCATCACATACCATCACGAGGGTCAGTGACTGAGGAAGTCATTGAGAAGAAAGTGAACGAGTAAGCAAAACAGATCAATAGCAACCGCGACGTAGCGGTTATGGTGTTGGAAGCCACCATATTGTTCCTCAAGAGACATGAGTTCTTGAAGTTTGATATTTAAGTGAAAATCTTGGAGAAAGAACAAACAGATTAAAGTAGCTTCCTTATGAGACAAGATTCATCAATGTctcattgagaaaaaaatgtaagtGGGAAGTGTGCCAATAGGAACACGAGTGGCACCAAGAAAAGTAGGTTTCACTCAATTTGCCTTCTCTTCGAAGTCAATTTAACGGTTCATGTGTCTCTTTTACAAAacattttagttattaaaacaCTTGAGTGTTacatttctatatataagtacaaaataatttcaaataggcactacaaaattaataatgtaaactTAGGTTACCGTTAAGCTCTGTTTTCCAATCAAAGCAACCTTCGTTGATCATTATGCTGAGCCTGAGAATCACAAGACAGAGAAGCAGAAGATAGTGGAACCTACCATAAAAAAGTGGGGTCTCGCCAGTGCCCAATAATCCAACCATCTCCATAAACTAATTAAATGCTTTAAACGTAAAAGCCACTTCTTCCACTTTTCAAGAAACTACACATTTTGTCTACATGTAATACAAACTTTAGTTAAATATACAGACAGAGAGTATCCAATAATAGATCCAATTCGTCAAcccaaaaaaagttaataattcaaaaaaaaaagttgtctaTTAGTGAATGATTCTCTGTCTAGTGTCTTACTAACATGTACAATCTCACATGTATGAAATGTattgaaacaaaagaacattaTATATTTGCAAAGAACTTccatgaaaagaagaaaaaaagttggatatgaaacaaaagaac from Camelina sativa cultivar DH55 chromosome 7, Cs, whole genome shotgun sequence includes the following:
- the LOC104703324 gene encoding probable leucine-rich repeat receptor-like protein kinase At5g49770, producing MVASNTITATSRLLLICFAYSFTFFSMTSSVTDPRDAASLRSLMDQWDNTPPSWGGSEDPCGTPWEGVSCNNSRITALGLSTMGLKGRLSGDIGELAELRSLDLSFNPGLTGSLTSRLGDLQKLNILILAGCGFTGSIPNEIGYLKDLSFLALNSNNFTGKIPASLGNLTKVYWLDLADNQLTGPIPISSGSSPGLDLLLKAKHFHFNKNQLSGTIPPKLFSSEMILIHVLFDGNQFTGSIPSTLGLVQTLEVLRLDRNTLTGKVPENLSNLTNIIELNLAHNKLVGSLPDLSDMKSMNYVDLSNNSFDPSESPLWFSTLLSLTTLVMEYGSLQGPLPNKLFRFPQLQQVKLKKNAFNGTLSLGDTVGPQLQLVDLQDNDISSVTLSSGYTNTLILVGNPVCTTALSNTNYCQIQQQQDKRIYSTSLANCGGKSCPSDQKISPQSCECAYPYEGTLYFRGPMFRDLSNVNTYHSLEMSLWVKLGLTPGSVSLQNPFFNNDDYLQIQLALFPPMGKYFNRTEVQRIGFDLSNQTYKPPPLFGPYYFIASPYTFPAEGNGHSLSSRMVIGIITGCSALVLCLVALGIYAMWQKRRAEEAIGLSRPFVSWASSGKDSGGAPQLKGARWFSYEEIKKITNNFSVSSELGYGGYGKVYKGMLQDGQMLAIKRAQQGSTQGGLEFKTEIELLSRVHHKNLVGLVGFCFEQGEQILVYEYMSNGSLKDSLTGRSGIVLDWKRRLRVALGSARGLAYLHELADPPIIHRDVKSTNILLDENLTAKVADFGLSKLVSDCTKGHVSTQVKGTLGYLDPEYYTTQKLTEKSDVYSFGVVMMELITAKQPIEKGKYIVREIKLVMNKSDNEYYGLRDKMDRSLRDAGALPELGRYMELALKCVDETASERPTMSEVVKEIEMIIQNSGTTSSSSSASASSSATEFGVVKGGEKLLYGGSLRKKEAQDGEFDYSGGYSVPTKIEPK
- the LOC104703323 gene encoding putative F-box/LRR-repeat protein 23; protein product: MASKKSKIASSSSSSSNWAELPPELISSILIRLSTVDLLKAQIVCRSWRRVSKDPSMWRIIELEDVASEDMCRRAIDLSDGGLVEIFIDVKNLGEAILAYMAERSSLLRSLILSSRSCFSFFPDDIFREAVVKLPLLEYLHVPSFIFSRESLRVVGKSCPNLKTLKLHHHCPSSRDADDSIAMIIADSMPGLRHLELCGHPLSNMGLKAILDGCPHLECLDLRECFHIDLSGNLGKRCLERIKYLRRPNDYPPETEEESYLNDILSDIGLPDPPYD